Sequence from the Terriglobia bacterium genome:
CCTTCGATGAAATATTTTATCACGGGAGCGACTGGCTTTATCGGTTCGCGCGTCGCTGCTCAACTGATTGAATCCGGCCACCAGGTTATCGCCTTGGTTAGAGACCGGGAGCGCGCAAAAGGCCTCGTCGCCCTGGGCGTGAAACTCTTCGAGGGGGACATCGTCAACCGGGATAGCCTGCGCACCCCCATGACCGATGTGGACGGGATTTTTCATCTGGCGGCATGGTACAAGATCGGGGCTCGTGACAAAGGCACCGCTTATTGGACCAACGTTGTGGGGACTCGCCACGTCTTGGAGATGATGAAGGAATTGTCCATTCCCAAGGGAGTGTATACGAGCACCGTGGCCGTCTTTTCGGACACGCACGGAAGCCTTCCGGATGAATCGTATTGCTACGAGGGTCCCCACCTCAGCGAATACGATCGGACCAAATGGTTGGCGCATTACACCGTCGCGTTACCGAGGATGCGGGCGGGCCTTCCCCTGGTCATCGTGCAACCCGGCGCAGTGTACGGTCCGGGGGACCCGAGCATCCTGGGCAACACCTTGCGTCAGTATCTGCGTCGGCGGCTCCCCATGATCCCCCGCGCCAGCGCCTTTTGCTGGGCCCACGTGGACGATGTTGCGAGGGGTCATCTTCTCGCCATGGACAAGGGGAAGCCCGGGGAGAGTTATATCATTGCCGGGCCGAAACACAGCCTGGTCGAAACTTTCGACATGGCAAGCGCCATCACCGGAATCAAGCCTCCACCGGTTCGCGTTCCGTCGACCTTGATGAAGGGGATGTCCCTCCTTGTGCGACCCGTTGAGCCGTTTCTCCCGTTGCCCGAGGCGTACACCTCGGAAGGCCTGCGGGTGGCGGCCGGCGTGACCTATCTGGGCAACAATGAAAAAGCACGCCGGGAACTGGGATATAACCCTCGGTCTTTAAAGGACGGGCTGCGCGAGACGCTGCTTGGGATGATGAATGAATTGGGAATCCAGCTTGGAGCTGAACTCCACCGGCGATAGAATTCAAAAGATACGATTTACTCACATTGATTTTGGAGGGAGTTCTCATGAAATGGTATTTCAAGGCACTCGTACTGGTTCTGGCCGCATTCATATCGGTTACCTGGGCTCAGGAGGAGAAAGACGTCGAGGGAGGAAAAGATCATCCGTTGTTCACGCGAATGCCCGGTTACTATCTCTCCAGCTTCGAGGAGAAAGACTTCGACAGTTATGAGCCCTCCTATCTCTCAGGCAATGAGGCCCGCTGGGAAGGCAAGACGACAAAATTGGAATACACCCTCAAGGCCGGCGCGAAGCCCGTCAGCATGATTCAGATTGTAAGGAATTACCAGAATGCCGCCGGCAGCATCGGAGGCAAGATCCTGTCCAGTGAAACGCGCGTCACAAATTTAAAAATCCAAAAAGGGGGAGCGGTGACCTACGCGCACGTGGAGGCGTTCAATGACGGGCGGAACTACGAACTCGTCATCGTGGAAACCAAACCCATGGCCCAGGAAGTGACGGCCGATGCGAATTCACTTAACCGGAGTCTCGCGGCCACAGGAAAAGTGGCTGTCTACGGAATCTACTTTGACACTGGAAAATCGATACTCAAGCCGGAGTCCGACCCAACGCTCGAAGAAATCGTAAAGCTCCTCCACAACGACGCGCGTCTCCAATTATATGTGGTGGGGCACACGGATAGTGTCGGCACCCTCGAGTCCAATTTAAAACTTTCTGCGGAGAGGGCCGCCGCCGTGGTGAAAGCGATGGTCGGACGCGGGATCGAGCCCACGCGCCTGAAATCGGCGGGAGTCGGACCCTACTGCCCGGAGACATCGAACAAGACGGAGGAGGGTAAGGCGAAGAACAGGAGAGTGGAGTTAGTCGAACAGAACTAAGCCGAAAACCAAGGAGCAATGATCATGATCATCTCAGTCATCAACCACACGAATGGCCAGATCCCCGATGAAGAAATCCAGCGGGTGGTCCAAGCCATCAATCGGCAGATCGCCGGGGATTTCGAACCCTACTGGAGCCTGGGGGCGAGGCTGCGGCTGGAGGGCCGGAGCGGCAAGAGACCGAGCAAAGTGGACCTGGCCGACATGCGCGGCGATGCGGTCCTCTACCTCTGGAATGGGGCCGATGTGTCGGACGCCCTGGGTTATCACGATACCAACAATCGCGGAATCCCTTATGGCTTTGTCTTCACTCAGCTCTCCAAAGAGCTGGAGGAGAACTGGACCGTCACCCTTTCACATGAAGCGCTGGAATTGATCGCCGATCCTGAGGCCAACCTGCTGGTGCAAGGCCCTCATCCCGCTCACCCCCATCGGGCCGTGTTCCACTGGTATGAAATGTCCGACGCCGTGCAGGGAGACACTTACAAGATTGATGGGGTGGAAGTTTCCAATTTTGTGTTGCCCCTGTACTTCACCGGCGGGGACGAACTCGGCAGCCGCAACGACTTTCTGGGCCGGAGCCACAAGGGAAAGACCTTGCAGTCGTTCGGTGTGAACCCGGGGGGCTATATCGGTTTTTTTGACCCGCACACCGGCAAACACAGCACCTTCTCGATGAAGGACGACGCCCGGGCGGCGAAACGCCTCGCCCTGAAGCTCAAGACCAAGAGCGCGCGCAGTTATCGCCACCAGTACTTGACTTCGAGCAGGAACAAGACGGCGGACCTGATTGCGGTTCCGCGGAACCGTTGAGAAGCCCGGGGGTGCTCCACGCTGGCTTTACTCTTTCTTGAAAAGGTTGTCGAAGGCCTTGCGGGGATCGACAGACCGGGAGGAAGCTTGGGAGGTCTCGCGCTCGACGGTTACGCGGGGCGAGTAAAAAGTGCAGCTGTTCCGTGCGTCTTTCTTTGCCACCCGCTCTTCAATGGGGCGACTGCACTCGAAATGCGCAGAGGGTTCAAAGTAATTGCACTGTTTGCAGCTGTGGAGTTCGAAGCCGCAACGTATACACTGCCCGGAGAAGTCCGGTTCGCCGGGAAGGATGGCGCCGCATCCGGCGCAACGGACCACAGAATGCGTCGCGGGCATATTCGGCGTTCGCGGCCCAAAAATGTCGGGCCTGGCAGCAGGCGATTGTCCGGACCGCTTTTCGCTCCGGTTGGAATCCTGATAACCTCGCTGTCGGTACTTACGGTCTCCCATCGGTTCTCCTGTTTTGCCCGGCCACGGAACCGGGGAATTGAATGATCAACTGACCAACTTCGCGCCAAGCTTCTACTATTAGAACAACCCACCAGTCCAAGAGGTTCCAACGCGGCGATTGCTTGAAGAAAGTGTAGAGCCGGGAAGGAGCGAATTCAAGGAGAATGTATCATGGATTCCGGATGCAAGATAGTTTGGAGGGGAGAAGGTCTAACGCTCGCGCACTCTCGAGGAGATTGGCGAATGATGAGTTCTGCACTCTGCCCCGATCAGAGTTCTTAGACGAAAGGTCATGGCCCGACATCCTGCTAGGCGGAGATCAACATATGGCATCTGGTCTTGACACGCTCAGTTTCAAAGGGCAGCAGAACATCCTGGTGGTGAACGGGCCTCCCCGCTTTGAGCGTGAGTTGTCGCGCCTCAAAGCCGTGGTTATTCACCGAAGTTCTAACGCGATGAAGGAGGTCTCCTATTCGTCGGAGTTCGTCCCAAAGAAGCGAGCGGTTGACGCGCTTGCCGAAGCGGTGGCAGCCAAATCAAGTGATGATGCGATGGAGGCACATTCGAGGCGTCGAAAGGATCAACGGAGGACAACAGTGAGGAGACCTGGTTTAGTCGCGCGTCAGCGACCGTTTGTGTTGTGCCTGGTGGTTCCGATTCTGTGGCTTACTGCGGTCGCTCGGGCAGATACCGCACAAGACCAAATTGTCGGGAAGTGGCGGGGTTCTTCGACCTGCATGAATCGGGAGGCGGCTCCGGCTTGCACAGATGAACAGGTCGTCTATCGAATCAAAGGGACGCCGGGAAAGACGGATAAGGTGACGGTCGAAGCTGATAAGATCGTGGACGGCAAAGCCGTGCCCATGGGGGTCCTCGAGTTCACATACGACCCGGGAGACGGGAGTTGGACGTCAGAGGTCCAGACCCCACGATTCCATCAGCTGTGGAGACTCGCAGTTCGTGGCGCCCTGATAACGGGCACGCTGAGCCTCCTGCCCTCCAAAACCGTCGTACGAAACCTAGAACTCCACAAGGAAAAGTGAGCGTCAGCCGGCATGATCCAAGCCACGCCACAAGGCTCTCACGACCTGCCGAGCGTTCCTGACCACGCCTCAAATCCGCGCCCCTTTCGTTCACCCTCCTTGAAGAAAGCCAGATAGGTCATGACGCGGTAGCCCACGAATTCCTGCTGGTCGGGTTGAAGCTGGGCCAGTTCATGAACGGCCCGCCAGGTGCCCGCATTGATATAGATTTGTTCCAACAAGCCCGAATCCATTTGCACGGTATCCAGGGGAATGACCTCATGATGGTGGGTGTGTCCGTAAACAATGTAGCGCGCCCGGCGGTTCTTGAATTCCGCCTCCGTGAAGGCGTTTTGATAGAAGGCCCCTTCCTGCATCCCGAGTCTTTCCTTGCACCAGGCCACGATGGCGCTCAGATTGTTCAGAGATACGCCCTTCGAGAACTTCAACGCCCATTCCAGCTTTGTCACATTGTCGAAAAGCTGCTTGACGGAGTGGTGCCCTTGGACAAACTCGAGGCCCAGGAACCTGTCTACCAGTTCATCCCAGATCGCCTTGACTTGCTTTGCCATGGGATCCGGACAGGTCCGCCGGAGAAGACCCGTTATCCAGACCGGGGTAATCAGGAGGGGGAGCACATTGTCGATTTCCTTGAGTCCCCGTGTGCAATCCTCCGGCAATTCGCCGCCCAGACGCTTCTGAACCTCATCAGGAAATCCATTCAGAAGCTCAACGACGATAGCGTCACCCAGGGAAGAGGCATTCCGGTCCTGGTCATAGTTGAATGAATCGAAGATATCCCCATGCCTGGCATATACGCGATGTGCCCGGAAAACCTCTCTGAGCGCATCGGACTCAAAGGGGTCATGCGGGAACGGCGCGTCGGCGGGTTGATCCAGCCCGATTGCGTCCACGATGGACTGTCGGATGGAATTGTGAGCCGGTCCGGGCACATGGAAGAACCAGTCATGGTTGCCGACAACATAATAAAGATGAACCTTGATCGGTATCCGCTCCGGGGCGAGAGGGTCCCGGGATACGACAGCTGGGACGCCGGCCTTCGTTGCGGGCGGAAGTGTCATCACTCGCCCGTCACCCAGACTCTTCAGAATGGCAATGGACTTCTGATTCTTATCGAGGATGGCCCGGGTAATTTCTGACACCCGCAGCATGAAATTGGGATCCTCGGGGCTTGACCATGGGCGCACCGTACCGGTCAGCCATTTACTCGATCGAATCACATCGAGGACATCCCCCAGGAGCACAACATGAAGCTCCTGAATCGGCACGTATGTGCCATCCCTTCGCCAGGACGCATCGTAGGCCATGTCCCTCAGGCGTTCGCGGAAGGCGGCAAAGGCCCCGGCATGAATGGTCTCTCCCGAAGAACCATCGGTTAGATGCAGGTCACTTACAAAGACGATCATAATCAGCCTCCTTGGAAACCCTCAAATTGCTACTTCCAACTTGTCCGCTTCCCCTTCCCAGATCGGCCATCAGCGAAGCGGACCAAACAAGGTCCAATCCCGGGCTGGATGTAACTCTCACTCGGCAACTTCGTGGAGGGAAGCCCCCGGTTTTCGCTCGCACGATGTTTTCTCCCAGTAACTGGGTGCGGGAACGAAAACCCTTGCCCCACGCTCCTTCTGCGATAAGGGAATCTCTAAATGTCATAGGGATCGAAACCGATTTCCATTCTCCTTCGTTGCCATTCCTCATCCATCAGAAGAAAATATCCAAACAGCCGATACTGGTAGGCCGCAGGGTCTTCCCGGGGGTCATAGGTCTTCAGGAGCTCGGTCGCGTAGATCAGTTGACCCAGGTACAAGCCCTCAGCGATTTTCACCAACTCGTCGATACAGTAATTGTCCGGTGGAAGGGTCTTGAGCTTTGGCCAACGGTAATTGAACAGGAAAACCTCCTTGCCCTGGTTGTCTTCGTTAATGGAGGCGCCCTTTCGAGCGATAAAGAAAAAGCACTTGGCGTCATACCCCCAGTGTTTGGATTCCTCGACAGGGACCTCTTCGGTCCAAACCCCGGCGAGTTTCATCATCTCCCCGATAAACTTCTGCTTGGTGGTCTTGAAGGATTGAGTGTTGGTCCCCCAGAAGGTGGGCACCAATCCCTGTTCAAAACCGTCAGTAATTTCCTTTAACCGATCCAGGCTGATCGGGTCAAAGGTCTTGCCCGTCCAGGGGGTGAATCGTCGACCTAACAACCAGCCCACATTCAGTGTGTTGACATTGAAGAATTTGTAAAAGCCTTCGGCGTGGAAGGTGACGACCGCTCCACGGAAAAAACCTCTCACTTCATCCGGGCCGACCCCACGGTTGAAGAGCTCATGCAGTTTCAGAAAACAGGGGGAGTGGTTGTCGAAGTTCTTCATGAGCTGATCGGAGTAATCCTTGAGAAGGTCGAGTATGGTTTCGAAGCGTTTCATGTCCTCGTGGATCTCGGCGAGCACATTGTCGTTGCAGTTTCCATCGACAGGGTCGGCAAAGGTGAACGTGGTGAATTTCGGCAGTGTAACGCTGACGAGCGGCCCTCCCGGGGCCCTCCCCTCCGCCTGTTTTGGAGCTTCGAGATGGGCCGTAGTACGGCCGGGCTTAATATTGGGGAAGACTCTCCGGGTCTCGCTCGCCCAACTGTCATCCATGAGCAGGAAGTAACCGAAGTGCTGGTAGTCGTACTTCTCAACCGGAAGGTCAGGGTCGAATTGCCCAAGCATGTTCCGGGTCGCAAACAAAAGCTGCCCTAAGTAGACGCCATCCGTCACCTGCACCAACTCGTCGATGAGGTAGCTGATCGGGGGGAGGCTCCCCAGGTTGTGCCAGCGATAGTTCAGCTGAAAGACCTCACGCTTTGATCCAGCATAAACAGATTGAGCGCGCCGAGCGATGAAGAGGCCCCCGTTTTTGTCATAACCATAGAGGTTTCTCTCCTCGAGCGGAGCGTCCTTTAAATGCATCAGGAAGGTAACCATCGAGAGGCTGATCTTGTTGAGGATGGAGTCTTCCACTTTCTCGAAATGATTTATACCCAGATAGGTGGGAGTTTCTCCCTGCTCGAATCCGGCGGTGTAATCTCGAAGTTGGTCTCTGGTCACGGGATGAAAGGATTTCCCCACCCATGGCGCGACCGGCCCCACGGTGGTACCCCACACGAACCCGATAAAATTTCCATAGGAGGCCAGAAGGTCATGCTCATCGCCCGTTCGAAGGCCTACAGCCACGCCATCATGATGGCCCACCACCTGGGTCGGCGTGAGCCCTGCCTCGAAGAGGCGCGAGATCTTCTGGTACGGGCGGGCGTTGTTATCGAGTTTGCCGCGGAGTTCATCGATGTAGGATTTCATCGCTTCGAGAACCGAGTTCGCCTGGACGTCCCTTTGAATTTCATCTAGAAGTGGATCCAGGCCTGTCTTTCCTTCCAGGCATCTAAGAGTCTTGAATTTGTTATCAACCATGGTCAGACCTCCCGGGGATCAACCCACGAGTGCAACACAGGAGCATTTCACCGGGATCAGTACCCATACGCATCCAGCGAAATAGCTCCGGGAGTGTGAAATCAGTCGGTGGAAAACCTGGGGCTTGATTTCGAGCATTAGAGCCGAGGACACTTCATACGGGGATCTGCAAATGTGAAGGGTCGGGGTGCAGTTAACACAGGCATTCGAACGTTGGGAACACACCCCGCTCCTCGTCCAAAGGGATTGCACGAACCTATGGAACTCCGGGCAGTCGTGTGAATGGAAAGTCTCAGCAAAGATGCCAAGGTTAAATAACCGACCAGGAAGAGAATCGTCAGGGACCATTTTGAGATCCCTTCTCCGAAATCCCGCTACAGAACTCCCGGGAGGAAATCGTTAAGCCTCATGTGCTCTTGCTACGCCGATGAATGGCACTTGTCAAGTGTAATCTCCAAGCCTGGGCGGCCTCAAATCACCCCGGACGAGGACCATGGGCTATTTCAAATGATGGTGTCAGGGTAATAAAGATCGCTGTCTACCAATGCCCCGCCTGGCAACCTCCCATCGCGGCGGATCACCCGGTCAACCCAGGCCAAATCACCTCTTCCCGTCTTCTCTTGACAATGCTGAACAGCAGGGGTAAACATGAATCAACTTATCAGTGCGGTCTGGCCTGGATTGAAAGAAGGGGGCACAGACGCACCCAGGCTGGAGATGAGGAGGCGCAAGGGATTCTGACTCGATCTCTCGTGCAGCAAGTAAGACTTTTTACACTACTGTTCTTTTGCGAAGGCCCTCCTTTTTTGCTCTCCCGTTTCATCAAGTAATCGACGGGTTTCTGGTAGCAAGAGTGATGTTCCTCTTCCTGTTTTTTCAGGGGATGGATTTGCGACCGGCCTCCCGGAACCACGATCCGAGCGCGATAACATCCTGGCCCGTTCACACCGCAAGGGCTCAACCCTTGCCTTTCAATATTTAGGTAGATTGCGTTTGAACCGATGCAACAGGTCTTATGGGAGGACTGGCGATGACCACCCTAATCAACCGAGATCTTTCCTTACGGGATGTCAAGCTCGCGCCTCAACTGGAGGCCTTGCGCGAGGCCTATTTCCGCGCTGTGCCCGAGGTCTGCTCCGAGCGGCCGATGTTGATCACAAAATTCAGCCGGGCCGCAGGCCTTTTTGGCTGTGAGAAGATCACAGTCCTGGAGAAGGGCCGCCTCTACCGAAAGGTATTGGAGAACCGATCCCCCATTGCGTGTCACACCTGTGCCCATGAGCAGACCGCTGAAGGGATGAAGGAGTTTCGCTTCGAAGACAGCTCTCCTTTCGCAGGTTCCACCACCAGCAAGTTCAAAGGGGTGCCGATGTACCCGGAGTTCATGGCACTGTCCCTGTGGCCGGAACTTTGGACGTTGTCCCGACGCAAGAGCAATCCTTACTACATCAGCGATGGTGACGTACGAACGCTTAACTTCGATGTCTTTCCCTATTGGATGAAAGAGAACATCGTGGAACTGGCGCGCGCCCGCGGAGGCGATGCCGACCGCAACCGGATCCAGCTTCTGCAGAAGTTTGTTCTCTTCCTCGCCAGCAAGCCCAATTGCATTTCGCACACGATCCCCGACTTCTCCCGGGCCTTGAATGAAGGCCTGCGGGCGGTGATCGATGACGCCCAGGGGCGACTGGGCCCCACCGAAGAGGGTTCCCGGAAGGAGTTCTACCAGGCGATCATCGAGGTGATGGAGGGGGTGATCGCGTATGCCCACCGGTTGGCTGATGCCGCCGCTCAGATGGCGGACCAGGAAACCGATCCCGGCAGGAAGATGAACCTGGCGGAGATCGCGCGGATTTATCGACGCGTCCCGGAGTATCCCGCCGAATCGTTTCGCGAAGGATTGACCACGGTCTGGATTTGCTGGACAGCCCTTCACCTGGAAAATCCAAATGTCGGATTGAGTCTGGGCCGCCTGGATCAGATCCTCTATCCCCTCTATGACCGGGACCTCCAATCCAACCGCCTGACCGTGGAACGGGCGGTCGAACTGCTGGGTTATCTGTGGTTGAAGATTGGGGACCATGTCCCGATGATCCCGAGCGCCGGGGAGCAATTGTTTGGGGGGACCGGCTCCAACCAGGCGATTACCATCGGCGGCGTGAATGCGGATGGTCGCGATGCCGTTAACGATCTCACCTACGTGATGCTCCGCGCCATCGAACTGATGATGCTGCGGGATCCCAATCTCAATGCCCGCTACCACCCCGAGGTCAATGAGGACGCCTACCTCCGGAGGCTATGCGAAGCAAACCTGAACACCCGGGCCACACCTGCGTTGCACAATGATCGAGCGGTCATTCTGGCGCTGACTCAAAGTGGACACACCCTGGCGCAGGCCCGTGATTACGGCGTTATCGGGTGTGTCGAACCGGGAAGTAACGGTCGCTTTTATGGTCATTCCGGCGCCCTGTTGTTGAATCTTCCGTCCGCCCTGGAGCTGGCGCTGTTCAACGGACGGCACCGGCACTTCGGCATGGAAACCGTCGTCAGCCTGGAGACAGGCGCCCCGGCGACTTTTACATCGTTCGAGCAATTTAAGCAGGCCGTCAGGAAGC
This genomic interval carries:
- a CDS encoding NAD-dependent epimerase/dehydratase family protein, giving the protein MKYFITGATGFIGSRVAAQLIESGHQVIALVRDRERAKGLVALGVKLFEGDIVNRDSLRTPMTDVDGIFHLAAWYKIGARDKGTAYWTNVVGTRHVLEMMKELSIPKGVYTSTVAVFSDTHGSLPDESYCYEGPHLSEYDRTKWLAHYTVALPRMRAGLPLVIVQPGAVYGPGDPSILGNTLRQYLRRRLPMIPRASAFCWAHVDDVARGHLLAMDKGKPGESYIIAGPKHSLVETFDMASAITGIKPPPVRVPSTLMKGMSLLVRPVEPFLPLPEAYTSEGLRVAAGVTYLGNNEKARRELGYNPRSLKDGLRETLLGMMNELGIQLGAELHRR
- a CDS encoding OmpA family protein, which codes for MKWYFKALVLVLAAFISVTWAQEEKDVEGGKDHPLFTRMPGYYLSSFEEKDFDSYEPSYLSGNEARWEGKTTKLEYTLKAGAKPVSMIQIVRNYQNAAGSIGGKILSSETRVTNLKIQKGGAVTYAHVEAFNDGRNYELVIVETKPMAQEVTADANSLNRSLAATGKVAVYGIYFDTGKSILKPESDPTLEEIVKLLHNDARLQLYVVGHTDSVGTLESNLKLSAERAAAVVKAMVGRGIEPTRLKSAGVGPYCPETSNKTEEGKAKNRRVELVEQN